Part of the Bacillota bacterium genome, GTCTCGAGTACCTGTCATTTCTGGCCGACGTCTACCAGATCCCGCCCGCCGAACGCGCCGATCGGGCATGGCCGCTCGTCGAGGCGCTGGATCTGGTCGAGGCCATCGAGGATCCCATCGCCAGCTACTCCCACGGCATGCGCCAGAAGCTGGCCCTGGTGGGGGCGCTCATGGTCCGGCCGGCGCTTCTGGTGCTGGATGAACCGCTGGTGGGCCTCGACCCGCGTTCTGCCTACGTCATGAAGGAACTGCTGCGAGAGCACACCCGGCTCGGCGGCGCCGTGTTCTTTTCCACCCACATCCTCGACGTCGCCGAACGCCTCTGCGACCGGGTCGGCATCATCCACAAGGGGCGGCTCGTCGCGAGCGGCACCCTGGACGAGATGCGGGCGCTTCACTCCCGTGGCCACGAAACGCTGGAGCAGATCTTCCTGGAGGTCACCCAGGCCCGGCTCCCGGTGAACGGCGCCGAGGGCGCGCCGGAAGGGCGGGGCCGGAGATGAGCGACGTGGAAGCGGTCAACGCCGGCTCCGTGGTGGCGATGCCGGGGCGGGCCCGGCGGCGGCTCGAACGCAGGCGGCCCCCGTGGATGGCGGCGCTGGCGGTGACGCTGGCAGGACACTTCTCGTTGAGGGGAAGCCTCACCCGGTCGATGTCCGGGGTGCGCAGCCCCATCGGGCGGTTGGCGGTGGGCGCCCTCGTCGTGTTCGGACTCGGGACATGGGAAGTCTCGGCCTTCTACTTCCTGCGGTTCTTCCACTTTGCCATGGTGCTGGCGGGCCAGCCGTATGCCATCCCGCTTTTGATGCTCGTGGCAACGCAGCTTCTGGTGCTGATCGCGGGCACGGCGTTTGCCATCTCCGCGCTGTTCTTCTCGAAGGACGTGCCGAGGCTGATGCCCCTGCCGCTGCGGCCCGGCGAAATCATGGCGGTCAGGTTCACGACGCTGTATGCCGACGTACTGCT contains:
- a CDS encoding ABC transporter ATP-binding protein produces the protein MPTPAAGRLHADDGMLTISGLVKTYARANVRAVDHLDLRVGRGEIYGFLGPNGAGKTTTIKVIVGILRPDEGTVTVDGQPAVPSTPDVRRRIGYVPDTPELWPRLRGLEYLSFLADVYQIPPAERADRAWPLVEALDLVEAIEDPIASYSHGMRQKLALVGALMVRPALLVLDEPLVGLDPRSAYVMKELLREHTRLGGAVFFSTHILDVAERLCDRVGIIHKGRLVASGTLDEMRALHSRGHETLEQIFLEVTQARLPVNGAEGAPEGRGRR